A window of the Rhodoluna limnophila genome harbors these coding sequences:
- a CDS encoding circularly permuted type 2 ATP-grasp protein: MGDLFEKYPVAVQTDSGDGRAGKLPAFDEMFASAGQVRPSYKKIHETLASMTQDELRGRTNALADSYLAQGVTFDFAGEERPFPLDAVPRVIDKNEWNSLEAGIKQRVKVLEAFLADIYGPQNAIRDGVIPAALVASSAHYHRAAHGIDPANGVRIQVSGIDLVRDEYGAWRVLEDNVRVPSGVSYVISNRRVMAQTLPEIFQQMRIQPVGEYPNKLLAALRASAPSGVEDPVVVVLTPGVYNSAYFEHTLLARLMGLELVEGRDLFCSGGKVYMRTTGGARRVDVIYRRVDDEFLDPLAFRADSVLGPPGLLTAARLGNVTLANAVGNGVADDKLVYTYMPDLTKYYLGEDPIIENVQTWRLEERDSLEEVLDRLDELVVKPVDGSGGKGLVVGPRASAKELADLRKRLIRDPRGWIAQPVIQLSTIPTLVDQGLRPRHADLRPFAVNDGNDVWVLPGGLTRVALPEGELVVNSSQGGGSKDTWVVGVDRPNDIRALNTNSHVSSVVAGQTSGDSGFSRQQEQQQQSNQEAQNNA, translated from the coding sequence ATGGGAGATCTATTCGAGAAATATCCCGTTGCGGTGCAAACCGATTCGGGGGATGGACGCGCGGGCAAGTTACCGGCGTTTGATGAAATGTTTGCGTCTGCTGGGCAGGTGCGGCCGAGTTACAAAAAGATTCACGAGACCCTGGCCTCGATGACTCAGGATGAACTGCGGGGCCGAACCAACGCCCTGGCTGATTCTTACCTGGCCCAAGGTGTGACCTTCGACTTTGCCGGCGAGGAGCGCCCGTTTCCGCTCGATGCTGTTCCGCGAGTAATCGACAAGAACGAGTGGAACTCACTCGAGGCCGGAATCAAGCAGCGAGTCAAAGTCCTCGAGGCTTTTCTAGCCGACATCTACGGCCCGCAAAACGCCATCCGTGACGGGGTTATACCCGCTGCACTTGTTGCATCATCGGCCCACTATCACCGCGCTGCCCACGGAATTGACCCGGCAAACGGTGTGCGCATTCAGGTCAGCGGCATTGACCTCGTGCGTGACGAGTATGGAGCCTGGCGCGTGCTCGAAGACAATGTGCGCGTGCCCTCTGGTGTCTCTTACGTGATTTCAAACCGCCGCGTGATGGCGCAGACGCTGCCCGAGATTTTTCAACAGATGCGTATTCAGCCGGTTGGTGAATATCCAAATAAGCTGCTCGCGGCCCTTAGGGCCTCAGCGCCATCGGGGGTTGAAGACCCGGTGGTTGTAGTGCTCACTCCCGGTGTTTACAACAGCGCCTACTTTGAGCACACCTTGCTTGCTCGACTCATGGGTCTTGAGCTGGTCGAGGGCCGCGACTTATTCTGCTCGGGTGGCAAGGTTTACATGCGCACCACCGGGGGTGCTCGCCGAGTAGACGTTATCTATCGCCGCGTGGATGACGAGTTCTTGGACCCACTGGCCTTTCGAGCGGACTCAGTGCTTGGGCCGCCAGGTTTGCTGACCGCTGCGCGACTGGGCAACGTGACCCTGGCAAACGCAGTTGGCAATGGTGTTGCCGACGACAAGTTGGTTTACACCTACATGCCAGACCTCACCAAGTACTACCTTGGCGAGGATCCAATCATCGAAAACGTACAGACCTGGAGACTGGAAGAGAGAGACAGTCTCGAGGAAGTGCTGGATCGATTGGATGAACTGGTTGTCAAACCGGTTGATGGATCGGGTGGCAAGGGATTGGTGGTTGGCCCGCGAGCCAGCGCCAAAGAACTTGCGGATCTTCGCAAACGATTGATTCGTGACCCACGCGGATGGATTGCCCAGCCGGTGATTCAGCTGTCAACTATTCCAACGTTGGTCGACCAGGGTTTGCGCCCTCGTCACGCAGACCTTCGACCATTTGCTGTCAACGACGGCAACGATGTTTGGGTTTTGCCTGGTGGCCTGACCCGCGTAGCGCTCCCCGAAGGAGAGCTAGTTGTTAATTCATCTCAGGGTGGTGGTTCAAAGGACACCTGGGTCGTCGGTGTAGACAGGCCCAACGACATCCGGGCACTCAACACCAACTCACATGTTTCATCTGTAGTTGCCGGCCAGACTTCTGGCGATTCGGGATTCTCGCGTCAACAGGAACAGCAGCAGCAGTCCAATCAGGAGGCGCAGAACAATGCTTAG
- a CDS encoding alpha-E domain-containing protein, translating into MLSRIAESLFWIGRYVERADGTARLLDVHLQLLLEDPWVDEDTACRSLLKVIGANAEYPHQLTRQDLLNILSVDRGESSSIASSLTAARENARRVREIVSTELWECLNTTRSRMPRKVSIDRAHDFFGWVRERTALAVGIVESSTSRDEAWTFFTLGRSLERVDMTARLLATSELTEASGPSWTTILRSCGAYEAYLRTYRGVPSATNAAEFLLLDRIFPRSVAFALARAEKCLSDLAPSSDRVGVSDVALRQVGQLRNNLEYRSAPDILANLTQEMLELQRGVGEISESIRSRYFPVNVMPTWNGEVS; encoded by the coding sequence ATGCTTAGTCGAATCGCAGAATCATTATTTTGGATTGGTCGCTACGTAGAGCGCGCCGATGGCACCGCACGCCTGCTTGACGTGCACCTGCAGCTTTTGCTCGAAGACCCGTGGGTTGATGAAGACACCGCTTGCCGATCGCTGCTGAAGGTTATCGGGGCAAATGCCGAGTACCCGCATCAGTTGACCCGCCAGGATTTGCTGAACATTCTGTCGGTAGATCGTGGTGAAAGCAGCTCAATTGCGTCTTCGCTAACCGCCGCCCGTGAGAATGCTCGACGGGTGCGCGAGATTGTCTCTACCGAACTCTGGGAGTGCCTCAACACCACTCGATCAAGAATGCCCCGCAAGGTTTCTATCGACCGCGCGCACGACTTTTTTGGTTGGGTGCGTGAGCGTACTGCGCTCGCCGTAGGCATCGTCGAAAGCTCGACTTCGCGCGACGAGGCATGGACCTTCTTTACCCTTGGCCGCTCACTCGAGCGCGTGGACATGACCGCCCGCTTGCTGGCTACCTCAGAATTGACTGAGGCTAGCGGCCCATCTTGGACCACAATTCTCCGCAGTTGCGGTGCCTACGAGGCATACCTGCGAACCTATCGCGGTGTTCCTTCGGCCACCAACGCCGCTGAGTTTCTGCTGCTTGACCGCATCTTCCCTCGGTCGGTTGCCTTTGCGCTGGCGCGAGCCGAAAAGTGCCTGAGTGACTTGGCTCCTAGTTCTGACCGAGTGGGTGTCAGTGACGTTGCGCTCCGTCAGGTTGGCCAGCTCAGAAACAACCTCGAGTACCGTTCGGCACCAGACATCCTGGCAAACCTCACTCAAGAGATGCTCGAACTGCAGCGCGGGGTTGGCGAAATTTCTGAGTCAATCCGGTCACGTTACTTTCCGGTCAACGTGATGCCAACTTGGAACGGAGAGGTATCTTGA
- a CDS encoding transglutaminase family protein encodes MSRYRIVHTTGFKYQGEVVASYNEARLLPIRDESQLVFSAKLQIHPDGAAHEYLDYFKTRAVMFEVLEPHTELNITATSVVELRPTVEPIPGLNWSDLAMEIVSSLELTDAVGQTKRTQPANDLVKFAKKLATTHTPHETALAICHKVFQDMTYMHGVTGVHSIASDAWSEKIGVCQDFAHITLGAMRAVGIPARYVSGYLHPSTDPKIGEKVVGESHAWVEWWAGSWFAFDPTNDIDVNTRHVVVGRGRDYDDVPPLRGVFAGPFNSELFVSVEITKEA; translated from the coding sequence TTGAGTCGATATCGTATTGTTCACACCACCGGCTTTAAGTACCAGGGTGAAGTTGTGGCTTCATATAATGAGGCTCGGTTGCTGCCAATCCGCGATGAATCGCAGTTGGTATTTAGTGCCAAGCTTCAAATTCACCCCGATGGTGCCGCGCACGAATACCTGGACTATTTCAAAACCCGTGCGGTCATGTTTGAGGTGCTCGAGCCCCACACCGAGTTGAATATCACCGCCACCTCGGTGGTCGAGCTTCGCCCAACCGTAGAACCAATTCCCGGACTCAATTGGTCCGACCTCGCAATGGAAATTGTCAGTTCGCTCGAGCTAACCGATGCCGTTGGTCAGACCAAACGTACTCAGCCGGCCAATGATCTGGTGAAGTTTGCCAAGAAACTTGCCACCACCCACACTCCGCACGAAACCGCGCTGGCCATTTGCCACAAGGTGTTTCAAGACATGACCTACATGCACGGCGTGACCGGGGTGCACTCGATTGCTAGTGATGCCTGGTCAGAAAAAATCGGTGTTTGCCAAGATTTTGCTCACATCACCTTGGGGGCGATGCGAGCAGTGGGTATTCCGGCCAGATACGTAAGCGGTTATCTGCACCCTTCCACAGATCCAAAAATCGGCGAGAAGGTAGTGGGTGAGTCGCACGCCTGGGTTGAGTGGTGGGCCGGGTCATGGTTTGCCTTCGACCCAACCAATGACATCGATGTAAACACTCGGCACGTGGTGGTTGGGCGCGGTCGTGATTACGACGATGTTCCGCCTTTGCGAGGAGTTTTTGCCGGGCCGTTCAACTCAGAGTTGTTCGTTAGCGTGGAGATCACCAAAGAGGCGTAA
- a CDS encoding alpha/beta fold hydrolase: MTELPIVRSFKDAQGIEITFYEWPVANPKASVQIVHGLGEHARRYDHVAAALNREGYSVYADDHRGHGQTGLRMTAEGITKKQGNLGPGGMAAVFAGVRQLSHIIVGENPEEPLVMFGHSWGSLIAQRIFNNYSDEYDALILSGSTLAVPGILPSSGFNKKWDATPNKTGYEWLSRDPEVGRAFLADPKNFPESALQVFGVPNTLQLLGVPSKNIDSHVPILLIAGSDDPLGGERGNKLLLNAYRRSGVKDIEAIIYHDGRHEMVNETNKAGVLADIVAWINDRMLPTEHLDEV, encoded by the coding sequence ATGACTGAATTGCCGATCGTACGCAGCTTCAAAGACGCCCAGGGTATCGAGATCACGTTTTATGAGTGGCCGGTAGCAAACCCAAAGGCATCAGTGCAAATAGTGCACGGATTAGGTGAGCACGCCCGCCGCTACGACCACGTGGCGGCTGCGCTGAATCGCGAGGGCTACAGCGTTTATGCTGACGACCACCGCGGTCACGGCCAGACCGGGCTTCGAATGACGGCCGAGGGAATCACAAAAAAGCAGGGCAACCTTGGCCCTGGCGGTATGGCGGCAGTCTTTGCTGGTGTTCGTCAGCTCAGCCACATCATCGTTGGTGAAAACCCCGAAGAGCCTCTGGTTATGTTTGGCCACAGTTGGGGCTCACTGATTGCCCAGCGCATTTTCAATAATTACAGCGATGAATATGACGCCCTAATTCTTAGCGGATCCACCCTTGCGGTTCCGGGAATCTTGCCAAGCTCAGGTTTCAACAAGAAGTGGGATGCCACTCCAAATAAGACCGGCTACGAGTGGTTGAGTCGCGACCCTGAGGTTGGTCGGGCATTCTTGGCCGATCCAAAGAATTTCCCAGAGAGCGCCCTTCAGGTCTTTGGTGTTCCAAACACCTTGCAGTTGCTGGGTGTACCGAGCAAAAACATCGATAGCCATGTTCCGATTCTGCTCATCGCCGGCTCGGATGATCCGCTTGGTGGCGAGCGAGGCAACAAGCTTCTGCTCAATGCTTATCGCCGATCAGGGGTCAAGGACATCGAGGCAATTATTTACCACGATGGCCGCCACGAGATGGTGAACGAGACTAACAAGGCCGGGGTGCTAGCCGACATCGTTGCTTGGATCAACGATCGGATGTTGCCGACCGAGCACCTCGACGAGGTCTAA
- a CDS encoding GNAT family N-acetyltransferase, producing MSAEALNPEVIHNTELHRYEIWLEGNKVGHADYSMMPGEIHFVHTEVDPAQQGKNLAAILMREAIADVRAAGKAKIVPVCSYVVRYMERHPETQDLLLNPIEEAAAACRLPNVAKASEKLGLKKPE from the coding sequence ATGAGCGCTGAAGCATTGAACCCAGAGGTTATTCACAACACCGAGTTGCACCGCTACGAGATTTGGCTCGAGGGCAACAAAGTGGGTCATGCCGACTACAGCATGATGCCGGGAGAGATTCACTTTGTGCACACCGAGGTTGACCCAGCCCAGCAGGGCAAGAATCTTGCAGCAATTTTGATGCGCGAGGCCATCGCCGATGTTCGCGCTGCGGGCAAGGCAAAGATTGTTCCGGTTTGCTCTTACGTGGTGCGATACATGGAGCGCCACCCTGAGACCCAAGACCTACTGCTTAACCCAATCGAAGAAGCAGCAGCCGCCTGCCGACTGCCGAATGTGGCAAAGGCCAGCGAAAAGCTAGGACTCAAGAAGCCCGAGTAA
- a CDS encoding DNA-methyltransferase, with product MPDESVQLIYIDPPFNTGRTQSRGGNSTRRSETGSRVGFKGQRYEIVRSTVLSYDDEFADYWGFLEPRLEEAWRLLNETGTLYLHLDYRESHYAKVLLDALFGRESFLNEIIWAYDYGAKSTKRWPAKHDTILVYVKDPAQYFFNSAEVDREPYMAPGLVTPEKAELGKLPTDVWWHTIVSPTGKEKTGYPTQKPLGILRRVIQASSKPGDVVLDFFAGSGTTGAAAASLDRNFILVDQNPESIEVITQRMAKAGVEFDLIRARSPKKPAAK from the coding sequence ATGCCCGACGAATCGGTACAGCTTATTTACATCGATCCGCCATTCAACACCGGCCGCACTCAATCTCGCGGCGGCAACTCCACCCGCCGAAGTGAGACCGGCAGTCGAGTTGGTTTCAAGGGTCAGCGCTACGAAATTGTTCGGTCAACCGTGCTGTCTTATGACGATGAATTTGCCGATTACTGGGGCTTTCTTGAACCCCGATTAGAAGAGGCATGGCGCCTGCTAAATGAGACTGGCACTCTCTATTTGCACTTGGATTACCGAGAGTCGCACTACGCCAAAGTTTTGCTCGATGCTCTGTTTGGCAGAGAGTCATTTTTGAACGAAATTATCTGGGCTTACGACTATGGCGCAAAGTCGACCAAGCGTTGGCCTGCTAAGCACGACACCATCCTGGTTTATGTCAAAGACCCTGCCCAGTACTTCTTTAACTCAGCTGAGGTTGACCGCGAGCCATACATGGCACCCGGGCTAGTCACCCCCGAAAAAGCCGAACTTGGCAAACTGCCCACCGATGTTTGGTGGCACACCATTGTTTCGCCGACCGGTAAAGAGAAGACCGGTTACCCAACGCAGAAGCCATTGGGTATTTTGCGTCGAGTAATTCAGGCATCGTCAAAACCGGGAGATGTTGTTCTGGACTTTTTTGCTGGCTCGGGAACCACCGGTGCCGCCGCAGCATCGCTAGACCGAAACTTTATTTTGGTTGATCAAAACCCTGAGAGTATTGAGGTCATAACTCAGCGCATGGCTAAGGCTGGCGTTGAGTTTGATTTGATCCGCGCACGCTCACCAAAAAAACCAGCAGCAAAGTAA
- a CDS encoding ABC transporter permease: MIKRSALWAAPLLFVGVLFYWPLTNILQTGFTSEWIETFSEPSSLRAIWFTVWQALVSTLLCLVLGIPGAYLLYRKSFPGQKFIRALVTVPLVLPTIVVAIAFTSFRDLPAIWLIILAHIFINYSITVRTLGGVWATMDVETEEAAAIAGAGRLRTLWSISLPQLKPALVSAGALTFLFCASSYGIVLVLGGGLVQSIETEISIAALQYLDLPKASALAIFQTLLTAMAFIVSDRITKGTVGIEQVDEGGNKPRVDKRDWLAVVVTGAIIVGLIGWPIAQVISKSFSFDGVLSMQNFENLSTRGERDLLNITVLNAAVNSLRNAAIATVISVALGTLVAYLLSRPALTKIAKLSNRTLDALFLLPMGVSSVVLGFGYLVTFGGGPLPLRSSWLVVPLVQALMALPLVIRLVYPALLSIGSEHREAAETEGASAGQIWWQIEAPMIRGVLATATGYAAVVSIGEFGAASLLAYGNQATLPTILYSLISRPGAVNYGMAMAVCAILIALTLLLVFLVSVRGSNQTQRQP, translated from the coding sequence ATGATCAAAAGGTCAGCACTGTGGGCAGCGCCCCTACTCTTTGTGGGGGTGCTGTTCTACTGGCCGCTGACCAACATTTTGCAAACCGGATTCACCAGCGAGTGGATTGAAACCTTTTCTGAACCCAGCAGCCTGCGGGCTATTTGGTTCACGGTTTGGCAGGCGCTAGTTTCAACACTGCTATGCCTGGTCCTTGGGATTCCAGGCGCCTACCTGCTGTATCGAAAGTCATTTCCAGGCCAAAAATTCATCCGGGCACTGGTCACCGTTCCGCTGGTTCTGCCGACCATCGTGGTGGCTATTGCATTCACCAGCTTCAGAGACCTACCGGCAATTTGGCTGATTATTTTGGCCCACATATTCATCAACTACTCGATCACCGTCAGAACTCTCGGTGGCGTTTGGGCAACCATGGATGTCGAGACCGAGGAGGCAGCGGCAATCGCGGGTGCCGGCCGCCTGCGCACGCTGTGGTCAATCTCACTTCCACAACTTAAACCGGCCCTGGTGTCGGCAGGGGCTCTAACATTTTTGTTCTGCGCTTCGAGCTACGGAATTGTTTTGGTGCTCGGCGGCGGCCTGGTTCAGTCGATTGAAACTGAAATTAGCATTGCCGCACTTCAGTACCTTGACCTTCCAAAGGCATCGGCTCTGGCCATATTTCAAACCCTGCTAACTGCGATGGCCTTCATCGTCAGCGACCGAATCACAAAGGGAACAGTCGGCATTGAGCAGGTAGACGAAGGCGGAAACAAGCCGAGAGTAGACAAGCGGGATTGGTTGGCCGTGGTTGTGACCGGCGCAATTATCGTGGGATTAATCGGCTGGCCGATTGCTCAGGTGATTTCCAAATCATTCAGCTTTGACGGCGTTTTGAGTATGCAAAATTTTGAGAATTTGAGTACCCGCGGTGAGCGCGATTTGCTCAACATCACTGTGCTGAACGCAGCAGTCAACAGCCTGCGAAATGCCGCAATTGCAACTGTAATTTCGGTTGCTCTGGGCACACTGGTTGCCTACCTGCTGTCTAGACCAGCTCTCACAAAAATTGCCAAACTTTCAAACCGCACGCTTGATGCCCTGTTCCTGCTTCCGATGGGAGTCTCATCGGTGGTGCTCGGGTTTGGTTACCTGGTTACCTTTGGCGGCGGACCCCTGCCGCTTCGTTCCAGCTGGCTAGTTGTGCCACTGGTTCAAGCACTGATGGCTCTGCCCCTGGTGATTCGCCTGGTTTACCCAGCGCTGCTTTCAATCGGTTCGGAGCATCGTGAAGCGGCCGAAACCGAGGGCGCCTCTGCTGGGCAAATCTGGTGGCAAATTGAAGCGCCGATGATTCGCGGCGTTTTGGCCACGGCAACAGGATACGCGGCTGTGGTTTCTATCGGTGAGTTTGGCGCTGCATCATTGCTGGCATATGGAAACCAGGCAACTCTGCCGACAATTCTCTACTCACTAATTTCGCGACCAGGTGCTGTGAATTACGGAATGGCAATGGCGGTCTGTGCCATTTTGATTGCGCTTACTTTGCTGCTGGTTTTTTTGGTGAGCGTGCGCGGATCAAATCAAACTCAACGCCAGCCTTAG
- a CDS encoding thiamine ABC transporter substrate-binding protein — protein sequence MQIKHIITMTVAGLIAATSLTGCSAATGPTSTNELTIVTHDSAVFTEELLAEFKAETGITVTQVKAGDAGEMTNKLVLTKDAPIGDLVYGIDNTFAPAAIEAEIFDTTGDYAENPLREIDYADVCLNYDKAWFADQGLTPPTKLADLTKPEYKGLTVLTNPSTSSPGLAFLTATVATFGEAGWEQYWSDLQANKVKIASGWEDAYFTDFSGSSGQGAYPIVLSYSSSPAFEIRDNGQSQTASIMDGCFRQWEYAAVLKGAKNVVGAQKFIDFMLGQSFQTALPDSMYVYPVTEGIALPEAWAQFAPAATNTVGGDLNIAANRMGWLVKWSAIFGNN from the coding sequence GTGCAAATCAAACACATCATCACCATGACCGTTGCCGGTCTTATCGCAGCAACTTCACTAACCGGATGCTCAGCCGCAACCGGACCAACCTCAACCAATGAACTGACCATCGTGACCCACGACTCAGCGGTCTTTACCGAAGAGCTATTGGCAGAGTTCAAGGCTGAAACCGGCATTACCGTTACCCAAGTAAAAGCGGGCGATGCCGGCGAGATGACCAACAAACTGGTTTTGACCAAAGATGCCCCGATTGGCGACCTGGTCTACGGCATCGACAACACCTTTGCGCCAGCAGCTATCGAAGCTGAAATTTTTGACACCACCGGTGACTACGCCGAAAACCCGTTGCGCGAAATTGACTACGCCGACGTTTGCTTGAACTACGACAAAGCTTGGTTTGCTGATCAGGGCCTAACGCCTCCGACCAAACTTGCCGACCTAACCAAGCCTGAATACAAGGGCTTAACCGTACTCACCAACCCAAGTACTTCGTCACCCGGTTTGGCATTTCTAACCGCCACGGTGGCAACCTTTGGAGAGGCAGGCTGGGAGCAATACTGGTCTGACCTGCAGGCAAACAAAGTCAAAATTGCATCGGGCTGGGAAGACGCTTACTTCACTGACTTCTCAGGCTCAAGCGGCCAGGGCGCCTACCCAATTGTCTTGAGCTACTCATCATCACCAGCCTTCGAAATACGCGACAACGGCCAGAGCCAGACCGCCTCAATCATGGATGGCTGCTTTAGACAGTGGGAGTATGCAGCCGTTCTCAAGGGTGCAAAGAACGTAGTCGGTGCACAGAAATTTATCGACTTCATGCTTGGTCAGTCATTCCAAACTGCGCTGCCAGACAGTATGTATGTCTACCCGGTGACTGAGGGTATTGCCTTGCCAGAAGCCTGGGCACAGTTTGCTCCGGCCGCAACCAACACCGTTGGTGGAGACCTAAACATCGCAGCCAACCGCATGGGCTGGTTGGTCAAATGGTCAGCTATCTTCGGCAACAACTAA
- a CDS encoding MDR family MFS transporter, whose protein sequence is MLKSGLADTVGLGEVVGVGETEGLGETDGVGEAEGLAESVGDAELDGSGAGVSAALPANWNSTVLKMIGVLRKSFQNRGLGFNTVPSLLFFRKRCPFMARAERKAAAAESAKTGVMTHRQIMLVLAGLMSGMFLSALDQSVVGSAMRTIADDLQGLELQAWATTAYLITSTITTPIYGKLGDIFGRRRLFIAAITIFVVGSVAAAFSASMFELAAWRALQGVGAGGLFTLSLTILADIVPPRERARYQGAFMAVFGTSSVLGPLIGGLFADMNQFIFIDGWRWIFLINLPIGVVAMLMVVSFLHVPHTARKSRIDWWGAATIIMAVVPLLLVAEQGREWGWTSSLSISMYATGVVGIIAFILVERKMGTDALLPLSLFKSSTFSMSTIIGVIVGVGMFGGMMTIPLLLQIAKGASPTEAGLLMIPMTIGMMTASMGSGIITGKTGKYKGFLIGGTGLMAASYVYFSMMTIEWEIWQISVGMVFLGLGLGQLMQTLTIAAQNSVGPRDIGVATSSATFFRQMGGTLGVAVFISLLFAALSDKATWIGEQIAAALKAKPELLNLPENQILTEAGPGGLGELVNTDSSFLNTISPEIAHPIQQAFVESSTVVFTSAAAIIAIAFVLTLFVKEIPLRDKAGFAAAADDDAAAEAKLSSMH, encoded by the coding sequence ATGTTGAAGAGCGGGCTGGCGGATACCGTTGGGCTCGGAGAAGTCGTAGGTGTCGGAGAAACCGAAGGACTAGGCGAAACCGATGGGGTTGGTGAGGCCGAAGGACTAGCTGAATCGGTTGGCGATGCCGAACTTGATGGCTCGGGCGCAGGTGTCTCAGCAGCACTTCCGGCAAATTGGAATAGCACCGTGCTCAAAATGATTGGCGTACTTAGAAAAAGTTTCCAAAATCGAGGCTTAGGCTTTAACACAGTCCCAAGCCTACTTTTCTTTAGAAAGCGATGCCCCTTTATGGCACGTGCCGAGCGCAAAGCCGCCGCCGCAGAATCAGCAAAAACCGGAGTCATGACTCACCGACAGATCATGTTGGTACTGGCCGGCTTGATGTCAGGAATGTTCCTTTCGGCACTCGACCAGAGCGTAGTCGGCAGCGCAATGCGAACCATTGCCGATGACCTTCAGGGTCTTGAACTTCAGGCCTGGGCAACCACTGCGTACCTCATCACATCAACAATCACCACACCGATCTACGGCAAACTCGGCGACATCTTCGGCCGTCGCCGACTATTCATCGCAGCCATCACAATCTTTGTGGTCGGCTCGGTTGCAGCCGCATTCTCAGCATCGATGTTTGAACTTGCAGCTTGGCGAGCACTACAGGGTGTCGGCGCCGGAGGCCTTTTTACCCTCTCGCTGACCATCCTCGCCGACATCGTTCCGCCGCGCGAACGCGCCCGCTACCAGGGTGCATTCATGGCAGTGTTCGGCACCTCATCGGTGCTCGGCCCACTAATCGGTGGGTTGTTCGCAGACATGAATCAGTTCATCTTTATTGATGGTTGGCGCTGGATCTTCTTGATCAACCTGCCAATCGGTGTCGTGGCCATGCTGATGGTCGTGTCATTTCTGCACGTCCCTCACACCGCTCGCAAATCGCGCATCGACTGGTGGGGTGCAGCAACAATCATCATGGCTGTGGTGCCACTGCTTCTCGTTGCCGAACAGGGCCGCGAGTGGGGTTGGACCAGCAGCCTATCGATCAGCATGTATGCCACCGGTGTAGTCGGCATCATCGCGTTCATTCTCGTTGAGCGCAAAATGGGCACCGATGCCCTGCTTCCACTCAGCTTGTTCAAGTCATCAACCTTCAGCATGAGCACCATCATCGGTGTGATTGTTGGTGTTGGAATGTTCGGCGGAATGATGACCATTCCACTTCTACTTCAGATTGCCAAGGGCGCTTCGCCGACCGAAGCGGGTCTACTGATGATTCCAATGACTATTGGAATGATGACCGCATCGATGGGCTCTGGAATCATCACCGGCAAAACCGGCAAGTACAAGGGCTTCTTGATTGGCGGAACCGGCCTGATGGCTGCGTCATACGTTTATTTCTCGATGATGACTATCGAGTGGGAGATCTGGCAGATCTCAGTCGGCATGGTGTTCCTAGGTCTAGGCCTCGGCCAGCTAATGCAGACGCTCACCATCGCAGCACAAAACTCAGTGGGCCCACGAGACATCGGTGTTGCCACATCGTCAGCAACCTTCTTCAGACAAATGGGTGGAACCCTGGGTGTTGCCGTATTCATTTCGCTGCTATTTGCGGCGCTTAGCGACAAAGCAACCTGGATTGGCGAACAGATTGCGGCAGCCCTGAAAGCAAAACCTGAATTGCTAAACCTGCCGGAGAATCAGATTTTGACTGAAGCCGGTCCGGGTGGACTAGGTGAATTGGTGAACACAGACTCATCATTCTTGAACACAATCTCACCAGAGATTGCCCACCCGATTCAGCAGGCATTTGTTGAGTCATCAACGGTAGTGTTTACATCGGCCGCTGCGATTATTGCCATCGCGTTTGTGCTTACTCTTTTTGTCAAAGAGATCCCGCTGCGCGACAAAGCGGGCTTCGCCGCCGCCGCAGATGATGACGCTGCAGCTGAAGCAAAACTCTCCAGCATGCACTAG
- a CDS encoding M15 family metallopeptidase has translation MRLHPTAKAESLWVVVNKKRRLNPVAYGPVLHSKINLAPPAASAFWALKAELQRRGLGTLCLNSGYRSYGSQKSIHSARVAALGKIAGENLAARPGHSEHQTGLAADVSITSLGCRIGNFGSTDAYKWIAANGHKYGFIVRYPWKLTDVTGYVWEPWHLRFVGKELATEMKNRKIKTLEQFFSLPSAPSY, from the coding sequence ATGAGGTTGCACCCAACGGCAAAAGCAGAGTCACTATGGGTTGTGGTCAACAAAAAGCGGCGATTGAATCCGGTGGCCTATGGGCCCGTTCTGCACTCGAAGATTAATCTTGCACCGCCGGCGGCTAGCGCATTTTGGGCTCTGAAGGCAGAGCTTCAGCGTCGCGGATTGGGCACGCTTTGCCTCAATAGCGGTTACCGCAGTTATGGTTCGCAAAAGAGCATTCACTCGGCCAGGGTGGCAGCGCTTGGAAAAATAGCCGGCGAAAATCTAGCTGCTCGGCCTGGTCACAGTGAACACCAAACCGGCTTGGCCGCAGATGTTTCGATTACTTCACTCGGATGCCGCATCGGAAATTTTGGTTCCACTGATGCTTATAAATGGATTGCTGCCAACGGGCATAAGTACGGATTTATCGTGCGGTATCCGTGGAAGTTGACTGACGTTACCGGCTACGTATGGGAGCCTTGGCACTTGCGATTTGTTGGCAAAGAGTTGGCGACTGAAATGAAGAATCGAAAGATCAAGACTCTAGAGCAGTTCTTCAGTTTGCCGTCTGCTCCAAGTTACTAA